Proteins from a genomic interval of Actinomycetota bacterium:
- a CDS encoding GlsB/YeaQ/YmgE family stress response membrane protein encodes MLGFIIGLILIGLIAGALARLLVPGRDPMSIPMTILLGIAGSFIGGLIGRALFGEDYTVGLIMSVLGAVLLLLIYRQFNKRGARA; translated from the coding sequence ATGCTCGGATTCATCATCGGTCTGATCCTGATCGGGCTCATCGCGGGCGCCCTGGCGCGGCTCCTGGTCCCGGGCCGAGACCCCATGAGCATCCCGATGACGATCCTGCTCGGTATCGCGGGCTCGTTCATCGGAGGCTTGATAGGCCGGGCGCTGTTCGGTGAGGACTACACGGTCGGTCTCATCATGTCCGTGCTGGGGGCGGTCCTGCTCCTGCTCATCTACCGGCAGTTCAACAAGCGCGGCGCGCGCGCGTAG